The Candidatus Paceibacterota bacterium genome segment GCGGAAGATATGATCTCGCAAGAACTGGTGGGTGGGAATGTTGAAAGAGGGGACATTGTTGTTTTGGATCTGGAGAAGGGAAAGATCGTTTTGAAGAAGAAAAAATAAATGTTTATTAGATCAAGCGTTATTTGAAGATAATAAGATGGGCAATGAATGATATTGTTCTATCTTTTAGTGATAGGTGTATCTTGACAATAATAAATAAGTGTGGTAGCGTGGACTTGACATTAAGGTACGAGGTGTGAATATGAGAGAGAATAAATTAACTGATAAACAGAAGAAAAAGATTAAAGCGCTTTTGATTGCGGATAGGCCTACGCCAGGCGATGTGTCGATTGGAGACTCTGTGAAAAAAGCGCTTCGCTTGTCGGATAAGCGATTTAAAGAGCTTGAACAAGAAATAGAAAATTATCTCGTAGATTATTTTGACAGCAGAAATCATGCAAAATAATTAATGTTCCTATATTGCCCACTTGTAAAAATTACATCTTGTGGGTTTTTTCATGGAAAGCATATCGTAGGGCATCACAAAACACACCGCGATCAGCTAATGCTGATTGCCGGATTTATTAAAGCCACGATTTCTCGCAAATTTGTTGAGGATGGCTTGTCATGGAAATATTAATTCATTCCCGTTTTTTTGGTGTCGATCCGGTGATGTATTAATTGATGTGATAATTAATAAAGTATTTAAAATATATTTCAGATAAATTATATTTAAACCCCATTTTGCCATGAGCAAAACCAAGGAACACCTATTGCGCGCAAGAATCTTTATCATCGACCTTTTGTTTCCGATCAGATGTCTGGGGTGCGGCGTGGAGTTCGAGGATCTGGAACCGAAAGAGAGATGGATCTGCGAAAGCTGCCTGAAAAAAGTTCCAATACGCAGAATTCAGGCTTGTCCCGCGTGCGAAGAATATAGTGAAGGCGGAAAGACGCATATCAGGTGCAGGAGAAAGACCTCGCTTGACGGTCTTTGGGTGTCATCGGAATATGACAGCAAGCTGGTCAGCGATGCCATAAAAAAACTTAAGTTCAGTTTCGTCAGGGATATCTCTTTTTCGCTTTCGAAGATCATTGAAAGAAGCGTTCTTGAGGCCGAGGAATTCACAGAATTCCATGACATATTCCTGGATAATTTCTCGTGGACTGAGGACGAAGACAAATACATTGATGAAGAAAAAAACAGAAGAACCGAAACGGTTTTGGTTCCTGTGCCGCTTCACAAAAAAAGACAAAATTGGAGAGGATTCAATCAGGCGGAGCTAATTTCGCGGAATGTGTCGGAAAGATTCAACATCAGTCTCGTCAAAGACACTGTCGCGAGAGTGAAAAATACGCAACCACAGACCAAGGTGGACACGGTCCTGAGGAGAAAAGAGAATATTTCCGGAGCATTTCTGTGCCAGGATCCCGCTTTGTTAAAAAATAAGAA includes the following:
- a CDS encoding double zinc ribbon domain-containing protein — encoded protein: MSKTKEHLLRARIFIIDLLFPIRCLGCGVEFEDLEPKERWICESCLKKVPIRRIQACPACEEYSEGGKTHIRCRRKTSLDGLWVSSEYDSKLVSDAIKKLKFSFVRDISFSLSKIIERSVLEAEEFTEFHDIFLDNFSWTEDEDKYIDEEKNRRTETVLVPVPLHKKRQNWRGFNQAELISRNVSERFNISLVKDTVARVKNTQPQTKVDTVLRRKENISGAFLCQDPALLKNKNVIILDDVSTTLATIDECAGVIRRSGAKSVWGLVVARR